In the Pirellulales bacterium genome, one interval contains:
- a CDS encoding prepilin-type N-terminal cleavage/methylation domain-containing protein, whose product MHREQNICRRQDNARGSSQRGGHGVTSRARDIASRDIGNRGFTLVELMVTIVIIAILAGIVLVAARAAQQAANRANTQALIAKLHGQLMIRYESFRTRRLPINTIGLNGQQAALHRLNAIRELMRMELPDRYSDLFAYPNPNTPGSSIYVPIPSGMPSSQLIVARFYTFDVSGPSWIAGSPGQQVSIAPTAVNLSYQRKCANNPQLPSADYEDAECLYLILSTGLSDDTVAAELVNPANIGDTDADGMPEFIDAWGRPIRFIRWAPGFVSDFQPYDPVNNPTDPHLTAKNHDPFDPLRMQHPFQPSALTKNDLQSFPFSYNPADGMALVPLIYSLGGDGVDDIQHPPVDSNGFAIPSAAVSGGSYFWCANFTCYLSAPQTLFPVVTAFPVYDPYIQSAPPMPAPPPPDKLVPPQYLHLPGENAWRAVLSSAPSYPNNWVPVGAPSDTDGDYDTGGYADNITNHLLGQQ is encoded by the coding sequence ATGCATCGGGAACAGAACATCTGCCGGCGGCAAGACAACGCACGCGGTTCATCGCAGCGGGGCGGACACGGCGTAACTTCGCGCGCCCGTGATATCGCCTCGCGCGACATCGGCAACCGCGGCTTCACGCTCGTCGAGCTGATGGTCACGATCGTGATCATCGCCATCCTGGCCGGCATCGTCCTCGTGGCCGCCCGCGCGGCACAACAGGCCGCCAACCGGGCCAACACGCAAGCCCTGATCGCCAAGCTGCATGGGCAGTTGATGATCCGCTACGAATCGTTCCGCACACGGCGCCTGCCGATCAATACGATCGGCCTCAACGGGCAACAGGCCGCGCTGCACCGTTTGAACGCCATCCGCGAGCTGATGCGGATGGAGTTGCCGGATCGGTATTCGGATTTATTCGCATATCCAAACCCGAACACCCCCGGCTCCTCGATTTACGTTCCCATTCCCTCGGGCATGCCGTCGTCGCAACTCATCGTCGCGCGGTTTTACACTTTTGACGTATCCGGTCCGTCGTGGATCGCCGGTTCACCGGGCCAACAAGTCTCGATTGCACCGACGGCCGTGAATTTGTCTTATCAGAGAAAGTGCGCCAACAATCCACAACTTCCGAGCGCGGATTATGAGGATGCCGAGTGCCTGTATCTGATTCTCAGCACGGGCCTCAGCGACGACACCGTCGCGGCCGAACTTGTGAATCCTGCCAATATCGGCGACACCGATGCCGATGGCATGCCGGAGTTCATCGACGCCTGGGGAAGGCCTATCCGCTTTATCCGCTGGGCGCCAGGATTCGTTTCGGATTTCCAGCCATATGATCCCGTCAACAACCCCACGGATCCTCATCTCACGGCGAAGAATCACGATCCATTCGATCCGCTCCGCATGCAGCATCCGTTCCAGCCGTCGGCGCTGACGAAGAACGATTTGCAGTCGTTTCCGTTTTCCTATAACCCGGCCGACGGCATGGCGCTCGTCCCTTTGATCTACTCGCTCGGCGGCGACGGCGTTGACGACATCCAGCACCCACCTGTGGATAGCAATGGCTTCGCAATCCCCTCGGCGGCCGTCTCGGGCGGTAGCTACTTTTGGTGCGCTAATTTCACATGCTACCTCTCGGCACCGCAGACGCTGTTTCCCGTCGTCACCGCGTTTCCCGTGTACGATCCGTATATACAGTCGGCGCCGCCCATGCCGGCGCCTCCACCCCCCGACAAGTTAGTTCCACCCCAGTATTTACACCTCCCCGGGGAGAATGCATGGCGCGCCGTGCTTTCTTCCGCTCCGTCCTATCCAAATAACTGGGTTCCCGTTGGGGCGCCGTCAGATACCGACGGCGACTACGATACCGGCGGTTACGCCGACAACATCACGAACCACTTGCTCGGCCAGCAATAA
- a CDS encoding type II secretion system protein, with protein sequence MRVSGLRRRSSLSTHRSAFTLVELMMVLIIIGMLTTLLGVAVGYAINAAKNTAIQTDLTNLDTALQSYKNNYGSEYPTSMAIPPMTVSSTVPSRYDLFDRSLRKRFPRCTANYAAVRQILTNLPAATPPFPVWQTVSLGTGLTVTLDLDNIDAAESLVFWLAGPPRPTSATSVTTVLYGFCANPTTPFAQTGSRLPFLYEFDESRLTDVDGDGWPEYKPSGSSSKLTGVAPYVYFEPNSYSYMLGGAMGLPYAASYPGIFAINPSAVYQLNNLESSNNTSNPIWNALPGTSIYKSQSSLPPGNQLANMVGEWGFAVPYATTCKTPNPPTTMFPGNMSWWNPKKFQLIAPGLDYEYGGSHYEQQGPGRAYVPVVAQTSAQMGAPYIIPPGDITQGDNDNLTNFMGGKIEDYVPQ encoded by the coding sequence GTGAGGGTCTCCGGCCTGCGCCGTCGCTCATCACTCAGCACTCACCGCTCCGCGTTCACCCTCGTCGAGCTGATGATGGTGCTGATCATCATCGGCATGCTGACGACGCTCCTGGGCGTGGCGGTCGGCTACGCGATCAACGCCGCCAAGAACACGGCCATCCAAACCGACCTGACGAATCTCGACACGGCCTTGCAGTCGTACAAGAACAACTACGGTAGTGAGTATCCGACCTCGATGGCGATCCCGCCGATGACTGTAAGCAGCACCGTTCCGTCGCGATACGATCTTTTCGATCGGTCGCTGCGCAAGAGGTTTCCGCGGTGCACGGCCAACTATGCCGCTGTGCGGCAGATTCTGACAAATCTTCCGGCCGCCACGCCGCCATTTCCTGTGTGGCAGACTGTGTCTCTCGGCACAGGCCTGACGGTGACTCTGGACCTCGACAATATCGACGCGGCCGAGTCGCTGGTGTTCTGGCTCGCGGGTCCTCCGAGACCCACGTCGGCGACCTCGGTGACGACCGTCCTCTACGGATTCTGCGCCAATCCCACGACGCCGTTCGCTCAGACAGGCTCGCGCCTGCCGTTCCTCTACGAATTCGACGAGTCGCGGCTGACCGACGTCGATGGCGACGGCTGGCCCGAGTACAAGCCGAGCGGCAGTTCGAGCAAACTCACCGGCGTGGCGCCGTATGTCTATTTCGAACCGAACAGCTATTCCTACATGCTCGGTGGTGCGATGGGTTTGCCGTACGCTGCGTCTTATCCTGGCATTTTTGCGATCAATCCCAGCGCCGTTTATCAACTGAATAACCTGGAGTCCTCGAACAATACTTCCAACCCCATCTGGAATGCACTGCCAGGGACGTCCATCTACAAAAGCCAAAGTTCCCTGCCGCCGGGCAATCAGCTCGCCAACATGGTCGGCGAATGGGGATTTGCGGTTCCCTATGCGACGACATGCAAGACGCCGAACCCTCCGACCACGATGTTTCCCGGCAACATGAGCTGGTGGAATCCGAAGAAATTCCAGCTCATCGCGCCGGGGCTCGATTACGAATACGGCGGCTCGCATTACGAGCAACAAGGCCCAGGGCGCGCCTACGTGCCAGTTGTTGCGCAAACATCGGCCCAGATGGGGGCACCGTACATAATCCCACCTGGAGACATCACCCAAGGCGACAACGACAACCTGACGAACTTCATGGGCGGCAAGATCGAGGATTACGTCCCGCAATAG
- a CDS encoding prepilin-type N-terminal cleavage/methylation domain-containing protein produces MHSSTVIHRHQQQRRRTQRHGGATLVELLVVLVIFALLAASAIPMLAPIMSNRQTREAARIVSAMFTGARNRAMQSGRPYAVVLDRMPGLPEACVSLAYAEVPPPYAGDTFSSVAAVFNNGSNGFITFLGVPSPMSGPTSPDNPGNVASTDIGWLYTVRVGDLIRFNNQGPYYQLVPNTTAVLNNAAQAYYQPPQSTTLNPAPPLGTYTIDPATANFNWQLAAVAGSSSANSPPSGFYRYQIFRAPMRSAAGGVTLPGSTVIDLNFSGFDQPCQQVSSSNTQLFPYGYTYSFQPIWPRPGVTGAAAATCPFGSANASTAQDTSSIVIMFAPSGAIDTVWCWDNTSDAACGTLTIPGNPSISTYSLPIPLKPLTPIHLLIGRRELVPLPTAPATNTNPNDPNFQPYLNWQDLGCLWVSIDHKSGAISTAENSASDTAMQNSTYGNSGYGSYPEIMESRRLAIELQRLGGR; encoded by the coding sequence ATGCACAGCAGCACCGTGATCCATCGCCATCAACAACAACGTCGCCGCACGCAACGCCACGGCGGAGCTACGCTCGTCGAGCTGTTGGTCGTGCTCGTGATCTTTGCGCTGTTGGCGGCGTCGGCCATTCCGATGCTGGCGCCGATCATGTCGAATCGCCAGACGCGCGAAGCGGCCCGCATCGTCAGCGCGATGTTCACCGGCGCTCGCAATCGCGCCATGCAGTCGGGCCGGCCTTATGCCGTAGTGCTCGACCGGATGCCCGGCCTGCCCGAGGCTTGCGTGTCGCTCGCCTACGCCGAAGTGCCGCCGCCGTACGCGGGCGATACGTTCTCGTCCGTGGCTGCCGTATTCAACAACGGATCGAACGGGTTCATCACGTTTCTCGGTGTTCCATCGCCGATGTCAGGTCCGACATCGCCCGATAATCCCGGCAATGTCGCGTCGACCGATATCGGTTGGTTGTATACGGTCCGGGTCGGCGACTTGATTCGCTTCAACAATCAAGGCCCGTATTATCAGCTGGTCCCCAACACGACGGCTGTTCTGAATAATGCCGCGCAGGCGTACTATCAGCCGCCGCAGTCGACCACGCTAAACCCGGCGCCGCCACTCGGCACGTATACGATCGATCCCGCGACGGCCAACTTCAATTGGCAGTTGGCCGCAGTCGCCGGATCCAGCAGCGCGAATTCCCCACCCAGTGGCTTTTATCGCTATCAGATCTTCCGCGCTCCGATGCGTAGCGCCGCCGGCGGCGTGACGTTACCCGGCTCGACCGTGATCGATCTCAACTTTTCGGGCTTTGACCAGCCTTGCCAGCAAGTATCGTCGTCGAACACGCAGTTGTTCCCGTACGGTTACACGTATTCGTTCCAACCGATCTGGCCGCGGCCGGGCGTGACCGGTGCCGCCGCCGCGACGTGCCCGTTCGGCTCCGCAAACGCGAGCACCGCACAAGATACGTCGTCGATCGTGATCATGTTCGCACCGTCGGGGGCCATCGATACGGTGTGGTGCTGGGACAACACGTCCGATGCGGCCTGCGGAACATTGACGATTCCCGGCAACCCGTCCATTTCGACGTATTCCCTCCCCATTCCGCTCAAGCCGCTGACGCCGATCCATTTGCTCATCGGGCGGCGCGAGCTGGTGCCGCTGCCGACCGCGCCCGCGACGAACACCAATCCCAACGATCCGAATTTTCAGCCCTACCTGAATTGGCAAGATTTGGGCTGCCTGTGGGTGTCGATCGATCACAAGTCCGGCGCCATCAGCACGGCCGAGAACAGTGCCTCGGACACGGCCATGCAGAACAGCACGTACGGCAACAGCGGCTACGGCTCCTATCCCGAGATCATGGAATCCCGCCGACTGGCGATCGAACTCCAACGCCTGGGGGGAAGATGA
- a CDS encoding ATPase, T2SS/T4P/T4SS family — MAMRRIGQIFVDLGFITDEQLEMLLEEQQQRPDELLGQVAESMGLVSDDQLAQALAEQMNMQVIALSDVVVPPEVLAYVTEPMAQLYRIIPVSFKNGTLVIAMCDPQKLSILDELRNFLGYDVRAVVATERDIKAALERYYATAESLESLITDMEQDKDIQAAAAMVGKEGPIDLTSVEALADSAPVRKLLNMVLLLAIKDHASDLHFEPFENEFKIRIKADGVLYEMVPPPRHLAFAITTRIKVMANLDIAERRLPQDGRIELTVGGHPVDLRVSVLPTMFGESVVMRVLDRSVVKLDLNGVGMNADLMRQFRSVIGKPNGIVLVTGPTGSGKTTTLYSALSELNHIQDKLITTEDPIEYDIDGIVQVPIDASIGNTFAQCLRAILRQDPDRILVGEIRDVETAEIAVQASLTGHMVFSTLHTNDAPSTVTRLRDMGVQPFLITATVEAILAQRLVRRICNNCREEIRPSSEMLAELQLSHSDVAGKKFYRGKGCENCNNTGYKGRVGLFELMVMNEDLREMVLRNASTDDLRDKARSYGMITLRDAGLTQCYAGTTTIEEVVRETIVEG, encoded by the coding sequence ATGGCAATGCGACGCATCGGCCAGATCTTCGTCGATCTGGGATTCATCACCGACGAGCAACTGGAAATGCTGCTGGAAGAGCAGCAGCAGCGGCCCGACGAGTTGCTCGGCCAGGTGGCAGAAAGCATGGGCCTGGTCTCCGACGACCAGTTGGCCCAGGCGCTCGCCGAGCAGATGAACATGCAGGTGATCGCGCTTTCGGACGTGGTCGTTCCGCCCGAGGTGTTGGCCTACGTGACCGAGCCGATGGCGCAGCTCTACCGCATCATCCCCGTGAGCTTCAAGAACGGCACGCTGGTGATCGCCATGTGCGATCCGCAGAAGCTGTCGATCCTGGACGAGCTGCGGAACTTCCTCGGTTACGACGTGCGCGCCGTGGTGGCCACCGAGCGCGACATCAAGGCGGCGCTCGAGCGGTACTACGCCACGGCCGAGAGCCTCGAGTCCTTGATCACCGACATGGAGCAGGACAAGGACATCCAGGCCGCCGCCGCCATGGTGGGCAAGGAAGGGCCGATCGACCTGACGAGCGTCGAGGCGCTGGCCGATAGCGCGCCGGTGCGCAAACTGCTCAACATGGTGCTCCTCTTGGCGATCAAGGACCACGCCAGCGACTTGCACTTCGAGCCGTTTGAGAACGAGTTCAAAATCCGCATCAAGGCCGACGGCGTCTTGTACGAGATGGTGCCGCCGCCGCGCCACCTGGCGTTCGCCATCACGACCCGCATCAAGGTCATGGCCAATCTGGACATCGCCGAACGCCGCTTGCCCCAGGACGGCCGCATCGAGCTCACCGTCGGCGGGCATCCCGTCGACTTACGCGTCTCCGTGCTCCCCACCATGTTCGGCGAAAGCGTGGTCATGCGGGTGCTCGATCGCTCGGTCGTTAAGCTCGATCTCAACGGCGTGGGCATGAACGCCGATCTGATGCGGCAGTTCCGCAGCGTCATCGGCAAGCCCAACGGCATCGTGCTCGTGACCGGGCCGACGGGTTCGGGAAAGACCACGACCCTCTATTCGGCGCTGTCCGAGCTGAATCACATTCAGGACAAGCTGATCACGACCGAAGACCCGATCGAGTACGACATCGACGGCATCGTGCAGGTGCCGATCGACGCCTCGATCGGCAACACCTTTGCCCAGTGCCTGCGGGCCATCCTGCGGCAAGATCCGGACCGCATCCTGGTGGGCGAGATTCGCGACGTGGAAACGGCCGAGATCGCCGTGCAGGCGTCGCTCACCGGGCACATGGTGTTCAGCACCCTGCACACGAACGACGCCCCCAGCACCGTGACGCGTTTGCGCGACATGGGCGTGCAGCCGTTCTTGATCACGGCCACGGTCGAGGCGATTCTGGCCCAGCGCCTGGTGCGGCGCATCTGCAACAACTGCCGCGAAGAAATCCGCCCCAGCAGCGAAATGTTGGCCGAGCTGCAGCTATCGCATTCGGACGTGGCCGGCAAGAAGTTCTATCGCGGCAAGGGTTGCGAAAACTGCAACAACACCGGCTACAAGGGACGCGTCGGCCTCTTCGAGCTGATGGTCATGAACGAGGATTTGCGCGAAATGGTGTTGCGCAACGCCTCGACCGACGACTTGCGTGACAAAGCCCGCAGCTACGGCATGATCACCCTGCGCGACGCGGGCCTGACCCAATGCTACGCCGGCACCACGACCATCGAAGAAGTCGTGCGCGAAACCATTGTCGAAGGATAA
- a CDS encoding type II secretion system F family protein, translating into MPTFQFEAMDAQGQEIKDLIEAPSEEEAQATIRQMGYFVTKISVKKARKAAAEKKKSGKKKSFAIGSVKSKVLTTFTRQLSILQDAGLPILRSLRILEGQQKGGRLKNSLIDVCDDIESGSTLSEAMAKQHKAFDRLYVNMIKAGEAGGALEIILRRLAEFQEKSESLKRKVKGALVYPVVVITVAVGILVFIMYKIVPEFIKIFDGFGLKLPAMTVLLVNMSYATVHYWYLIPVIPISFWLTVKLIRKFKHGRIGWDTFLLKMPIFGQIVEKNIVARTTRTLGTLVASGVPILEALNITRETSGNAVFENMYTKIYESIREGESISKPMKEFSRPRFHVMAAFFWFVFVAGPIGVLIYMTRMNSRIVDDLVVNMVDVGEETGELDTMLYKVADNYDEEVAVLTESLVSLLEPLMIVVLGVMVGFIVIALFLPLIDLITNLSGGK; encoded by the coding sequence ATGCCGACTTTTCAATTCGAAGCGATGGACGCTCAGGGCCAGGAGATCAAGGACCTGATCGAGGCGCCCAGCGAAGAAGAAGCGCAAGCCACGATTCGGCAGATGGGGTACTTCGTCACGAAGATCTCCGTCAAGAAGGCCCGCAAAGCCGCCGCCGAAAAGAAGAAAAGCGGCAAGAAGAAAAGTTTCGCCATCGGCAGCGTCAAGTCGAAGGTCCTCACCACCTTCACCCGGCAGTTGTCCATCTTGCAGGACGCCGGCCTGCCGATCTTGCGCAGCCTGCGAATCCTCGAAGGGCAGCAAAAGGGCGGCCGCCTGAAGAACAGCCTGATCGACGTCTGCGACGATATCGAGTCGGGCTCGACTTTGTCCGAGGCCATGGCCAAGCAGCACAAGGCCTTCGACCGGCTGTACGTCAACATGATCAAGGCCGGCGAGGCCGGCGGTGCCCTGGAAATCATTCTCCGCCGCCTGGCCGAATTCCAGGAAAAATCGGAATCGCTCAAGCGCAAGGTCAAAGGCGCGCTCGTCTACCCCGTGGTCGTCATCACCGTGGCGGTGGGCATCCTGGTCTTCATCATGTACAAGATCGTGCCCGAGTTCATCAAGATCTTCGACGGCTTCGGTCTGAAGCTGCCCGCGATGACCGTGCTCCTGGTGAACATGAGCTACGCCACGGTGCACTACTGGTACTTGATCCCCGTCATACCGATCAGCTTCTGGCTGACGGTCAAACTGATACGCAAATTCAAGCACGGGCGGATCGGCTGGGACACGTTCCTGCTGAAGATGCCGATCTTCGGCCAGATCGTGGAAAAGAACATCGTTGCGCGCACCACGCGCACGCTCGGCACGCTGGTGGCCAGCGGCGTGCCCATTCTCGAAGCCTTGAACATCACCCGCGAAACGTCCGGCAACGCGGTGTTCGAGAACATGTACACCAAGATTTACGAATCGATCCGCGAGGGCGAATCGATCTCGAAGCCGATGAAGGAGTTCTCGCGCCCGCGCTTCCACGTCATGGCGGCCTTCTTCTGGTTCGTCTTCGTGGCCGGGCCGATCGGCGTGTTGATCTACATGACCCGCATGAACTCGCGCATCGTCGACGACCTGGTCGTGAACATGGTCGACGTGGGCGAGGAAACGGGCGAACTCGATACCATGCTCTACAAGGTCGCCGACAACTACGACGAAGAAGTCGCCGTGCTCACCGAAAGCCTCGTCAGCTTGCTCGAGCCGTTGATGATCGTCGTGCTGGGCGTGATGGTCGGCTTCATCGTGATCGCGCTGTTCCTGCCGCTCATCGACCTGATCACCAACCTGTCGGGTGGAAAATAA